A stretch of the Planctomycetota bacterium genome encodes the following:
- a CDS encoding DUF962 domain-containing protein → MIHAEPPSGSYVEEACPETEGCACFGEFYPAYLADHQKPATRVWHVLGTLGLFAAVLLAAISMTWWLLLVGVIVAYGAAWLSHLLVEHNRPRTFKQPLYSVLGDFKMTYEILTLQRPLREPVPQRVDAQPIRSDR, encoded by the coding sequence ATGATCCACGCCGAGCCCCCGAGCGGCAGCTACGTCGAAGAGGCCTGCCCCGAGACGGAAGGCTGTGCGTGCTTCGGCGAGTTCTATCCGGCCTACCTCGCCGACCACCAGAAGCCCGCAACCCGCGTGTGGCACGTGCTGGGCACGCTCGGCTTGTTCGCGGCCGTGCTCCTCGCCGCGATCTCGATGACCTGGTGGCTGCTGCTCGTCGGCGTGATCGTCGCGTACGGCGCCGCGTGGCTGAGCCACCTGCTGGTCGAGCACAACCGGCCGCGGACCTTCAAGCAACCGCTCTACTCCGTGCTGGGCGACTTCAAGATGACCTACGAGATCCTGACGCTGCAGCGGCCGCTCCGCGAGCCGGTGCCCCAGCGGGTCGACGCGCAACCGATCAGAAGCGATCGGTGA
- a CDS encoding thiazole synthase, whose translation MTSTDTAGPSTDTTPDATSDAPLGVAGRTFASRLFVGTGKYASYDLMQRSLEASGCEVVTVAVRRERLVNERGESLLDYIDTGRYTILPNTAGCFTADDAVRVARLGRELLDQLGNAGRDWVKLEVLGDKRTLLPDPVGTVEATEQLVKDGFRVLVYSSDDPIVAKRLKDLGAASVMPAGSPIGSGRGIVNHASIVLCLEALKDGDSDYPVIVDAGVGTASDVSVAMELGADGVLLNTAIAHAQDPVRMARAMRLALDAGRQAYLAGRMDQKLYATASSPFEGAISYIPGE comes from the coding sequence ATGACGAGCACCGACACCGCGGGACCCTCTACCGACACGACCCCCGACGCAACATCTGACGCCCCGCTGGGCGTCGCCGGGCGAACCTTCGCCAGCCGGCTCTTCGTGGGCACGGGCAAGTACGCCAGTTACGACCTGATGCAGCGGTCGCTCGAGGCCAGCGGCTGCGAGGTGGTCACCGTGGCCGTCCGCCGCGAGCGGCTGGTCAACGAGCGGGGCGAGAGCCTGCTCGACTACATCGACACCGGCCGCTACACCATCCTGCCCAACACCGCCGGCTGCTTCACGGCCGACGACGCCGTCCGCGTCGCACGGCTCGGCCGCGAGCTCCTCGACCAGCTGGGCAATGCCGGCCGGGACTGGGTCAAGCTCGAGGTGCTCGGCGACAAGCGCACCCTGCTGCCCGATCCCGTCGGCACCGTCGAGGCGACCGAGCAGCTCGTCAAGGACGGCTTCCGGGTGCTCGTGTACTCCAGCGACGATCCGATCGTCGCGAAGCGGCTGAAGGACCTTGGCGCCGCGAGCGTCATGCCGGCCGGCAGCCCCATCGGCAGCGGCCGCGGCATCGTCAACCACGCCAGCATCGTGCTCTGCCTCGAGGCGCTCAAGGACGGCGACTCAGACTACCCGGTGATCGTCGACGCCGGCGTGGGCACCGCCAGCGACGTGAGCGTGGCGATGGAACTCGGCGCCGATGGCGTGCTGCTCAACACCGCCATCGCGCACGCGCAGGACCCGGTCCGCATGGCCCGCGCGATGCGGCTCGCACTCGATGCCGGCCGCCAGGCGTACCTTGCCGGCCGCATGGACCAGAAGCTCTACGCGACGGCGAGCAGCCCCTTCGAGGGTGCGATCAGCTACATCCCGGGCGAATAG
- a CDS encoding AarF/UbiB family protein: protein MAVYLFNPRRTIRNAQRAREILQTFARFGFQEFIHELQLDRLVLRGSRFVGLAKPDAKVQRTPLAVRLRQAMEDLGPSFVKMAQILSTRPDLIPPEWAEEFRTLQSSVRPVPADKMRAHLSTLYGGDAGKGVDERFRVIDEEPLGSGSIAQAHRAELRDGTEVVLKVLRPGIHRVIEADVEILRVLARFAESRFRDLGYSPMQIVEQFAQQVQRELDLTRELRSIDRMRAAFREDDRIVFPRVFAEHSTDAVLCMERVHGTLLGRAADDEFTLAERESIVAIGSDMVFRQCFEIGFFHADPHPGNLFVRRREGHVDGDDSPVQLCLIDFGMTGEIDPRTAELLADMVHGTVSGDLDRVLEGVLELAGANPLRIRERALRTDVWEFMSRFETASLDGLKMGGLLGDLFVKVRRHDLEIPADIVYLVKAIATIEGVGEQVCPSFDLVGHVTPHMERLVRRRLGFGALRRRVERSSMAYAKLLDRVPTAASGLLHTVRSGDLEVQLRHNGLDNVTHEIERASRNISYALVISALVVGGAILMLADRAGSGPQAGLLFWAAIGCFVLAVGLGIVRALTRTSV, encoded by the coding sequence ATGGCCGTGTACCTCTTTAATCCGCGCCGCACCATCCGCAACGCGCAGCGGGCCCGCGAGATCCTGCAGACCTTCGCCCGCTTCGGGTTCCAGGAGTTCATCCACGAACTGCAGCTCGATCGGCTGGTGCTGCGGGGCAGTCGCTTCGTCGGGCTGGCCAAGCCGGACGCCAAGGTCCAGCGCACGCCGCTGGCGGTCCGGCTCCGCCAGGCGATGGAGGACCTGGGGCCGAGCTTCGTCAAGATGGCCCAGATCCTGTCGACGCGGCCCGACCTCATCCCGCCCGAGTGGGCCGAGGAGTTCCGCACGCTGCAGAGCTCGGTGCGGCCCGTGCCCGCCGACAAGATGCGGGCCCACCTCTCGACGCTGTATGGCGGCGATGCTGGCAAAGGCGTAGACGAACGATTCCGAGTGATCGACGAGGAGCCGCTGGGTTCTGGGTCGATCGCGCAGGCGCACCGGGCCGAGCTGCGGGACGGCACCGAGGTGGTGCTCAAGGTGCTGCGTCCCGGGATCCACCGCGTCATCGAGGCCGACGTCGAGATCCTGCGCGTGCTGGCCCGCTTCGCGGAGAGCCGATTCCGTGATCTGGGGTACAGCCCGATGCAGATCGTCGAGCAATTCGCCCAGCAGGTGCAACGCGAGCTGGACCTTACCCGCGAGCTGCGGTCGATCGACCGCATGCGGGCGGCCTTCCGCGAGGACGACCGCATCGTCTTCCCGCGTGTATTCGCCGAGCACAGCACGGACGCGGTGCTGTGCATGGAGCGGGTCCACGGCACGCTGCTCGGCCGGGCGGCGGACGACGAGTTCACGCTCGCCGAGCGCGAGTCGATCGTGGCCATCGGCAGCGACATGGTCTTCCGCCAGTGCTTCGAGATCGGCTTCTTCCACGCCGACCCGCACCCCGGCAACCTGTTCGTGCGCCGCCGGGAGGGCCACGTGGATGGGGACGACTCGCCCGTCCAGCTGTGCCTGATCGACTTCGGCATGACCGGCGAGATCGATCCCCGCACGGCCGAGCTGCTGGCCGACATGGTGCATGGCACGGTCTCGGGCGATCTCGATCGCGTGCTGGAGGGCGTGCTGGAGCTTGCGGGGGCCAACCCGCTGCGGATCCGAGAGCGGGCGCTTCGCACCGACGTGTGGGAGTTCATGTCCCGCTTCGAGACCGCGAGCCTCGATGGGCTGAAGATGGGCGGGCTGCTCGGCGACTTATTCGTGAAGGTCCGCCGCCACGATCTCGAGATCCCCGCCGACATCGTGTACCTGGTCAAGGCCATCGCGACCATCGAGGGCGTGGGCGAGCAAGTGTGCCCGTCGTTCGACCTGGTGGGCCACGTCACGCCGCACATGGAGCGGCTCGTGCGGCGGCGGCTTGGGTTCGGCGCGCTGCGGAGGCGGGTCGAGCGATCGTCGATGGCCTACGCCAAGCTGCTCGACCGCGTGCCCACCGCCGCCAGCGGTCTGCTGCACACCGTCCGCAGCGGTGACCTGGAGGTCCAGCTCCGCCACAACGGGCTGGACAACGTGACCCACGAGATCGAACGGGCCAGCCGCAACATCAGCTACGCGCTGGTGATCAGCGCCCTGGTCGTCGGCGGGGCCATCCTGATGCTGGCCGATCGCGCCGGCTCGGGCCCGCAGGCGGGGTTGCTCTTCTGGGCGGCCATCGGCTGCTTCGTGCTGGCGGTCGGCCTCGGCATCGTGCGGGCCCTGACGCGGACGAGTGTGTAG
- a CDS encoding DUF3568 family protein, translated as MRLLAAALLAGSCGGCAAAAAVPIFSVASAGASTANVGYATWRGSRLQYVDLVGIDRMTSAALTVFDELSLTVSEPRDTALEAVIVERSYVVRTERGRLAEIQIDRLTPSMTRFTIDVGLFGDRASARLLVDSIQRELRRMIDADAAAGRSPGAADP; from the coding sequence ATGCGGCTGCTCGCGGCCGCCCTGCTGGCGGGGTCCTGCGGCGGGTGCGCCGCCGCCGCCGCGGTGCCGATCTTCAGCGTGGCGTCGGCGGGCGCGTCAACCGCCAACGTTGGTTACGCGACCTGGCGGGGCTCCAGGCTGCAGTACGTCGACCTGGTGGGCATCGACCGGATGACCAGCGCCGCCCTCACGGTCTTCGACGAGTTGAGCCTCACCGTCAGCGAACCCCGCGACACGGCCCTGGAGGCCGTGATCGTCGAGCGGAGCTACGTCGTTCGCACCGAGCGGGGCCGGCTGGCGGAGATCCAGATCGACCGGCTGACGCCGTCCATGACCCGATTCACGATCGACGTGGGCCTGTTCGGCGACCGGGCGTCGGCGCGGCTGCTGGTGGACAGCATCCAGCGCGAGCTGCGGCGGATGATCGACGCCGATGCGGCCGCCGGCCGGTCGCCCGGGGCCGCCGATCCCTGA
- a CDS encoding nitroreductase family protein yields MDTFDAIYSRRAVKHFDADHRMPEADLTKLLEAAIQSPTSFNIQHWRFVVVQDPELRAQIRANGNDQAQMTDASVLIIMTGDVKAWTKEPGRYWQNAPDEVRDLLVNWMGPFHEGKEQLQRDEAQRSIGMAMQTIMLAAKALGYDSCPMIGYDHDAVAKLINLPGDHCIGPMVAIGKGTKDPWPKPGQLPLGEVVVTDRF; encoded by the coding sequence TTGGATACGTTCGACGCCATCTACTCGCGCCGCGCCGTCAAGCACTTCGATGCCGACCACCGGATGCCCGAGGCCGACCTCACGAAGCTGCTCGAAGCGGCGATCCAGTCGCCGACGAGCTTCAACATCCAGCACTGGCGGTTCGTGGTCGTGCAGGACCCCGAGCTCCGCGCGCAGATCCGCGCCAACGGCAACGACCAGGCGCAGATGACGGATGCCAGCGTCCTGATCATCATGACCGGCGACGTCAAGGCCTGGACGAAGGAGCCCGGCCGCTACTGGCAGAACGCGCCGGACGAGGTCCGCGACCTGCTGGTCAACTGGATGGGCCCCTTCCACGAGGGCAAGGAGCAGCTCCAGCGCGACGAGGCGCAGCGCTCCATCGGCATGGCGATGCAAACGATCATGCTCGCTGCCAAGGCACTAGGCTACGACAGCTGCCCGATGATCGGCTACGACCACGACGCGGTCGCCAAGCTCATCAACCTGCCCGGCGACCACTGCATCGGGCCGATGGTGGCGATCGGCAAGGGCACCAAGGACCCGTGGCCCAAGCCGGGCCAGCTGCCGCTGGGCGAGGTCGTGGTCACCGATCGCTTCTGA
- a CDS encoding helix-turn-helix transcriptional regulator codes for MARSTAVTNRIRRLRFERGEMTQRQLAERVGVSRQTLNAIEGGKYSPTLEVAFKISRSLGVGLEDVFAYEPTGDGA; via the coding sequence GTGGCTCGCTCGACGGCCGTCACTAACCGCATCCGCCGGCTCCGCTTCGAGCGTGGCGAGATGACCCAGCGACAGCTCGCCGAGCGGGTCGGCGTCAGCCGCCAGACACTCAACGCGATCGAGGGCGGCAAGTACTCGCCCACGCTGGAGGTCGCCTTCAAGATCTCGCGGTCGCTGGGGGTCGGCCTGGAGGATGTGTTCGCGTACGAGCCGACCGGCGATGGCGCATAG
- a CDS encoding GC-type dockerin domain-anchored protein codes for MSHRTNIFVRAACLALCVGAPAPALAQQLVLEEHANVQMMVESVLHGVAMEATFGGVGPADGALDLFGTFDASFWSAQGNGVVGGGDMSLQYSGELLATPDGLESPANGSGQWAGDVWNSSIVGLWTLDDTGTELVALDYDEVADDGGALKPKWWVKALEAIAGGAIGSIGGVGVGTIEGAIAGVNLSNLIFSDTSATGDPPAGRPGADVTIEMSPPIDADQIVVVVAGDGRVEGHHRSGTTSVRFVGEWFVDPGTGGQVTGTITLESSGCIADFDGDGALTVFDFLAFQNAFASGDATADIDGDGALTIFDFLAFQNLFAAGC; via the coding sequence ATGTCGCATCGCACCAACATCTTCGTTCGGGCAGCGTGCCTGGCACTCTGCGTGGGCGCCCCCGCGCCGGCACTGGCGCAGCAGCTCGTGCTCGAGGAGCACGCCAACGTGCAGATGATGGTCGAGAGCGTGCTGCACGGCGTCGCCATGGAGGCGACCTTCGGCGGTGTCGGGCCGGCCGATGGCGCGCTCGACCTATTCGGCACCTTCGACGCCTCGTTCTGGTCGGCCCAGGGCAACGGCGTCGTTGGCGGTGGCGACATGTCGCTGCAGTACTCCGGCGAGCTTCTGGCGACGCCGGACGGCCTGGAATCGCCCGCCAACGGCAGCGGCCAGTGGGCCGGCGACGTCTGGAACAGCTCGATCGTCGGGCTGTGGACGCTCGACGACACCGGCACCGAGCTCGTCGCCCTCGATTACGACGAGGTGGCCGACGACGGCGGCGCGCTCAAGCCCAAGTGGTGGGTCAAGGCGCTCGAGGCCATCGCTGGCGGCGCCATCGGCAGCATCGGCGGCGTGGGCGTGGGCACCATCGAGGGCGCCATCGCGGGCGTCAACCTCAGCAACCTGATCTTCTCGGACACCAGCGCAACCGGCGACCCTCCCGCCGGCCGTCCCGGCGCCGATGTGACGATCGAGATGTCGCCGCCCATCGACGCCGACCAGATCGTCGTCGTGGTCGCCGGCGACGGCCGCGTCGAGGGCCACCACCGCTCGGGCACCACGTCGGTCCGCTTCGTCGGCGAGTGGTTCGTCGATCCGGGCACCGGCGGCCAGGTAACGGGCACGATCACGCTGGAGTCCTCCGGCTGCATCGCCGACTTCGACGGCGACGGCGCGCTGACCGTCTTTGACTTCCTCGCCTTCCAGAACGCCTTCGCATCGGGCGACGCCACGGCCGACATCGACGGCGACGGCGCCCTCACCATCTTCGACTTCCTGGCGTTCCAGAACCTGTTCGCTGCTGGGTGCTAG
- a CDS encoding Coq4 family protein yields MAVLSAFLSKHRNHHQHASYLTLVKGVVGMLIDPEHTESVFDIEDGLRKSDATCELLRFSTQDPGVMAMVEERYLQPVPDTDALRRLPTGTLGRAYVDHLESMGYDPDYYRKIEVKTDAEYIMMRIRQTHDIWHVVTGFDTHPLGEISVKAVELAQTHRPMAAAICAGGIFRYMMKQPDEFGDCIDTIVAGYHLGLRAKSLLSMKWEQHWAEPLEDLRRRMDVEPLGPHGGQLTVSLTPHSRSVADRWVRSEMADALARIEREDPEAAAAEPESDHDHSEHA; encoded by the coding sequence ATGGCCGTCCTGAGCGCGTTCCTGAGCAAGCACAGGAATCACCACCAGCACGCGTCCTACCTGACGCTCGTCAAGGGCGTGGTGGGCATGCTGATCGACCCGGAGCACACCGAATCGGTATTCGACATCGAGGACGGCCTCCGCAAGTCGGACGCGACCTGCGAGCTGCTGCGATTCTCGACGCAGGATCCGGGCGTGATGGCGATGGTCGAGGAGCGGTACCTCCAACCCGTGCCCGACACCGATGCGCTCCGCCGGCTGCCGACGGGCACGCTCGGCCGCGCCTACGTCGATCATCTCGAGTCCATGGGCTACGACCCGGACTACTACCGCAAGATCGAGGTCAAGACCGACGCCGAGTACATCATGATGCGGATCCGCCAGACGCACGATATCTGGCACGTCGTGACCGGCTTCGACACGCACCCGCTCGGCGAGATCTCGGTCAAGGCCGTCGAGCTGGCGCAGACGCACCGGCCGATGGCGGCGGCGATCTGCGCGGGCGGCATATTCCGCTACATGATGAAGCAGCCCGACGAGTTCGGCGACTGCATCGACACCATCGTCGCGGGCTACCACCTGGGCCTGCGCGCCAAGTCGCTGCTCTCCATGAAGTGGGAGCAGCACTGGGCCGAGCCGCTGGAGGACCTGCGGCGGCGGATGGACGTCGAGCCGCTGGGGCCGCACGGCGGGCAGCTGACGGTATCGCTCACCCCCCACTCTCGCTCTGTTGCCGACCGCTGGGTGCGATCGGAGATGGCCGACGCGCTGGCGCGGATCGAGCGGGAGGATCCCGAAGCGGCCGCGGCCGAGCCCGAGTCGGACCACGACCACAGCGAGCACGCCTAG
- a CDS encoding NAD(P)-dependent alcohol dehydrogenase codes for MPTTVKAMAAESAGAELTPFEYELGDLGAHEVDIDVETCGICHSDLSMLNNDWGQSAYPLVAGHEASGRIAAVGEHVQGLEVGQRVGLGWFSGSCMHCRQCMRGDHNLCAETEATIGGRHGGFASRVRCGAEWAVPIPDGVDPVKAGPLFCGGITVFNPIVQMGVRPTDRVGVIGIGGLGHLALQFLAAWGCEVTAFTSTGSKADEAKTLGAHRIVDSRSDAAIEEQAGRFDFILSTVNVGLNWDAYLAALGPRGRLHYVGAVAEPIEFGVFDLLMQQREISATPLGSPATTASMLEFCGRHGIEAVTETFKMSEANDALQHLRGGKARYRIVLEQDLA; via the coding sequence ATGCCCACGACCGTCAAGGCGATGGCCGCCGAATCCGCCGGCGCCGAGCTCACGCCCTTCGAATACGAACTGGGCGACCTTGGCGCGCACGAGGTCGACATCGACGTGGAGACCTGCGGCATCTGCCACAGCGACCTCTCGATGCTCAACAACGACTGGGGGCAGAGCGCCTACCCGCTCGTCGCGGGCCACGAGGCCAGCGGCCGCATCGCCGCCGTGGGCGAGCACGTGCAGGGGCTGGAGGTCGGCCAGCGGGTCGGCCTGGGCTGGTTCAGCGGCTCGTGCATGCACTGCCGCCAGTGCATGCGGGGCGATCACAACCTGTGTGCTGAGACTGAGGCGACCATCGGCGGCCGCCACGGTGGGTTTGCCAGCCGCGTTCGGTGCGGCGCGGAATGGGCCGTGCCCATCCCCGACGGCGTCGATCCGGTAAAGGCCGGCCCCCTGTTCTGCGGCGGCATCACGGTGTTCAACCCCATCGTGCAGATGGGCGTGCGGCCGACCGATCGCGTGGGCGTCATCGGCATCGGCGGGCTGGGGCACCTGGCGCTGCAGTTCCTGGCCGCGTGGGGCTGCGAGGTGACGGCATTCACCTCGACGGGCTCGAAGGCCGACGAGGCCAAGACGCTCGGGGCCCACCGCATCGTGGATTCGCGAAGCGATGCCGCCATCGAGGAGCAGGCCGGCCGCTTCGACTTCATTCTCTCCACCGTCAACGTCGGGCTGAACTGGGACGCCTACCTCGCGGCGCTCGGGCCCCGCGGGCGGCTGCACTACGTCGGCGCGGTCGCCGAGCCGATCGAGTTCGGCGTGTTCGATTTGCTTATGCAGCAGCGTGAGATCTCCGCGACGCCGCTGGGCAGCCCCGCGACGACGGCGAGCATGCTGGAGTTCTGCGGCCGCCACGGCATCGAGGCCGTCACCGAGACCTTCAAGATGTCCGAGGCCAACGACGCGCTGCAGCACCTAAGGGGCGGCAAGGCCCGCTATCGCATCGTGCTCGAGCAGGATCTGGCGTAG
- a CDS encoding DUF418 domain-containing protein — translation MDQPDSDAPSPTPGQPPLQEAAHPPLERPAAPLLLSSGPTRGGERIAGIDVLRGFAVLGIFVMNLPTFAYSRYAFMDPSLQGGLDAAADRWAWIGSHVVFEMKMMTLFSLLFGAGLFIIADRQRRRRKAWDGMGRRPARPAAVIYRRLGVLLLVGLVHAYLVWEGDILFTYAVLGALVFPLYRLPAGWLVALACLLLPVAMASNFGFGWFFEASRDAWDLQQADPERFAALPGWQQEFADEWPDLSRDFAPTEEMLAEERRVFQGGFLDLMPSRAEQAFFIQVPMMLMFSLWRVGGLMLLGMALFKSGGLRGAWSVRTYAALAVLGLGLGYPMAFWGARGMLASDFDVVHLFKVGWNTNYVASLLVAMGYFGLVFLICKINIFSMLRLVLASIGRLALTNYLMQSVIAATLFYGYGFGLWNEIGRAGLLGVVAGVWIGQAAFSTLWLRVFDFGPLEWLWRRTTYPSAT, via the coding sequence ATGGACCAGCCCGACAGCGACGCTCCGAGTCCGACGCCAGGGCAGCCACCCCTGCAGGAGGCTGCGCATCCCCCGCTCGAGCGGCCGGCCGCCCCGCTGCTGCTGTCCTCCGGGCCGACCCGGGGCGGCGAGCGGATCGCCGGCATCGACGTGCTCCGCGGCTTCGCGGTGCTGGGCATCTTCGTGATGAACCTGCCCACCTTCGCCTACAGCCGCTACGCCTTCATGGACCCCTCGCTCCAGGGCGGCCTGGATGCCGCCGCCGACCGCTGGGCGTGGATCGGCTCGCACGTCGTCTTCGAGATGAAGATGATGACGCTCTTCAGCCTGCTGTTCGGCGCCGGCCTGTTCATCATCGCCGACAGGCAGCGCCGCCGGCGAAAGGCCTGGGATGGCATGGGCCGCCGCCCCGCGAGACCCGCGGCGGTGATCTACAGGCGGCTTGGCGTGCTGCTGCTCGTCGGACTGGTGCACGCGTACCTCGTGTGGGAGGGCGATATCCTGTTCACCTACGCGGTGCTGGGCGCGCTCGTCTTCCCGCTCTACCGGCTGCCCGCGGGCTGGCTGGTGGCACTCGCGTGCCTGCTGCTACCCGTCGCGATGGCGAGCAACTTCGGCTTCGGCTGGTTCTTTGAGGCCTCCCGCGACGCCTGGGATCTGCAACAGGCCGACCCGGAGCGATTCGCGGCCCTCCCGGGCTGGCAGCAGGAATTCGCCGACGAATGGCCCGACCTGAGCCGGGACTTCGCCCCGACCGAGGAGATGCTGGCCGAGGAGCGGCGGGTCTTCCAGGGCGGATTCCTCGACCTGATGCCCAGCCGGGCGGAGCAGGCGTTCTTCATCCAGGTGCCCATGATGCTGATGTTCAGCCTGTGGCGGGTGGGCGGCCTGATGCTGCTGGGCATGGCGCTGTTCAAGAGCGGCGGCCTCCGCGGGGCCTGGTCGGTGCGGACCTACGCCGCGCTGGCCGTGCTCGGGCTCGGGCTGGGATATCCGATGGCGTTCTGGGGCGCCCGAGGCATGCTGGCGAGCGACTTCGACGTCGTGCACCTGTTCAAGGTGGGCTGGAACACCAACTACGTCGCGAGCCTGCTGGTGGCGATGGGCTACTTCGGGCTCGTGTTCTTGATCTGTAAGATCAATATTTTCAGCATGTTGCGCTTGGTGCTGGCCTCGATCGGCCGCCTGGCGCTGACAAACTACCTGATGCAGTCGGTCATCGCGGCGACCCTGTTCTACGGCTACGGCTTCGGCCTGTGGAACGAGATCGGCCGGGCCGGCTTGCTCGGCGTCGTGGCCGGGGTCTGGATCGGACAGGCCGCCTTCTCTACTCTTTGGCTTCGCGTTTTCGATTTCGGGCCGTTGGAGTGGCTCTGGCGGCGCACGACCTACCCGTCCGCTACGTAG
- a CDS encoding transcriptional repressor, with protein sequence MTRDTRQRRAIRTVFADADGPLSPQEVLERAKHTVAGIGLATVYRNIKLMVEDSELSPVDLPGEPSRYESVQRAQQHHHFFKCEQCGRVFDIMGCVGNPDSLAPDGFSVTRHHIVLYGDCQREDCKARAHVSA encoded by the coding sequence GTGACTCGCGACACCCGACAACGCCGCGCGATCCGCACCGTCTTCGCCGACGCCGACGGCCCGCTGAGCCCCCAGGAGGTGCTCGAGCGGGCCAAGCACACCGTGGCGGGCATCGGGCTGGCCACGGTCTACCGCAACATCAAGCTGATGGTCGAGGACAGCGAGCTGTCGCCCGTGGACCTCCCGGGTGAGCCGTCTCGGTACGAGTCGGTGCAGCGGGCCCAGCAGCACCACCACTTCTTCAAGTGCGAGCAGTGCGGGCGGGTCTTCGACATCATGGGCTGCGTTGGCAACCCCGATTCGCTTGCGCCCGACGGCTTCTCGGTCACCCGGCACCACATCGTGCTGTACGGCGACTGCCAGCGAGAGGACTGCAAGGCCCGGGCCCATGTGTCCGCGTAG